The proteins below come from a single Bryobacter aggregatus MPL3 genomic window:
- the lepB gene encoding signal peptidase I — MEELPSSTASQAPVAPFPTQGPGFFLRDLVLSVLIAVAIILFLYQPVKVEGTSMMPALSDQERIFINKFTYRFGIEDIHAGDMVVFLYPGDTSKSYIKRVIGVPGDSVEVKEGVVYRNGKPLEENYVPEEFQDRISAPRVRVSEGHYYVMGDHRSASNDSRSWGTVPREYIYGKAVFVYWPLARVGVLH; from the coding sequence GTGGAAGAACTGCCGAGCTCAACTGCCTCCCAGGCACCAGTAGCGCCGTTTCCAACTCAAGGCCCTGGTTTTTTCCTGCGCGATCTTGTCCTCAGTGTATTGATTGCCGTGGCAATCATCCTGTTTCTATACCAACCAGTAAAGGTTGAAGGAACTTCCATGATGCCAGCGCTTTCCGACCAGGAGCGCATTTTCATCAACAAGTTCACCTATCGCTTTGGTATTGAGGACATCCATGCCGGCGATATGGTGGTTTTTCTTTACCCTGGAGATACGAGCAAATCCTATATCAAACGGGTGATTGGCGTACCCGGCGATTCTGTCGAAGTGAAAGAAGGGGTTGTCTATCGGAACGGCAAACCCCTTGAGGAAAATTACGTTCCAGAGGAATTCCAGGATCGAATCAGCGCTCCCCGGGTCCGGGTGAGCGAAGGGCACTATTACGTCATGGGAGATCATCGGAGTGCATCCAACGATTCCCGGTCCTGGGGAACGGTTCCCCGTGAATACATCTACGGGAAGGCGGTTTTCGTCTACTGGCCACTTGCCAGAGTCGGCGTTCTTCACTAG